One window of the Natronomonas marina genome contains the following:
- a CDS encoding SDR family NAD(P)-dependent oxidoreductase gives MPTDQFSVEGRNAIVTGASQGIGRTIAERLAADGASVAICSRAQERVDPVAEGIRDDGGRALAVECDVRDREAVDAFVEATVEEFGGVDLLVNNAGGEFVAAFEDISENGWKSIVDLNLHGTFHCTQAAGAHMRAGQGGCIVNVSSVNGQHAAPNESHYSAAKAAIIRLTETLAVEWADDGVRVNCVAPGLIQTPGVADTLGIREESMPARETVDRRIGYTEDVADVVQFLASDAAAFMTGETVTVKGVPRPGNSFDVDLGLE, from the coding sequence ATGCCGACGGACCAGTTCAGCGTCGAGGGTCGCAACGCCATCGTCACCGGTGCTTCCCAGGGCATCGGCCGCACCATCGCCGAACGGCTGGCCGCCGACGGCGCCAGCGTCGCCATCTGCTCGCGGGCACAGGAACGGGTCGACCCCGTCGCTGAGGGCATCCGTGACGATGGTGGCCGTGCCCTCGCGGTCGAGTGCGACGTCCGTGACCGCGAGGCAGTCGACGCCTTCGTCGAGGCGACCGTCGAGGAGTTCGGCGGCGTCGACCTGCTCGTCAACAACGCCGGTGGTGAGTTCGTCGCCGCCTTCGAGGACATCTCCGAGAACGGCTGGAAGTCCATCGTCGACCTCAACCTCCACGGCACGTTCCACTGCACCCAGGCCGCCGGCGCGCACATGCGCGCCGGCCAGGGGGGTTGTATCGTCAACGTCTCCAGCGTGAACGGCCAGCACGCCGCGCCGAACGAGAGCCACTACAGCGCGGCCAAGGCAGCCATAATCCGGCTGACGGAGACGCTGGCCGTCGAGTGGGCCGACGATGGCGTCCGGGTCAACTGCGTCGCACCCGGCCTGATCCAGACGCCGGGGGTCGCCGACACGCTCGGCATCCGCGAGGAGTCGATGCCGGCCCGCGAGACCGTCGACCGGCGCATCGGTTACACCGAGGATGTCGCCGATGTCGTCCAGTTCCTCGCCAGCGACGCCGCCGCGTTCATGACCGGCGAGACGGTCACGGTCAAAGGCGTCCCCCGTCCCGGCAACAGCTTCGACGTGGACCTGGGATTGGAGTAG
- the sucD gene encoding succinate--CoA ligase subunit alpha, whose product MSILVDSDSRVVVQGITGGEGKFHTRQMIEYGTNVVAGAVPGKGGQEVDGVPVYDTVEGAARAEDADTSVVFVPPAFAADALFEALDAPLDLVVAITEGIPQQDMSKVYRKLRETDTHLVGPNCPGLITPGEAKLGILPGNIFADGNVGLVSRSGTLTYQVVDNLTNRGLGQTTAVGIGGDPIIGTDFVDALEMFEADPETHAVVMCGEIGGEDEEEAADYIGQYMDTPVAGFIAGRTAPPGKRMGHAGAIVSGSGTGTAESKIDALNDAGVPVGDTPEEVVDHIEDLL is encoded by the coding sequence ATGAGCATCCTGGTCGATTCGGACAGCCGCGTCGTGGTACAGGGCATCACCGGCGGCGAGGGGAAGTTTCACACCCGCCAGATGATCGAGTACGGGACGAACGTCGTCGCCGGCGCCGTCCCCGGCAAGGGCGGCCAGGAGGTCGACGGCGTCCCCGTCTACGACACCGTCGAGGGCGCCGCCCGCGCGGAGGACGCCGACACGTCGGTCGTCTTCGTCCCGCCGGCGTTCGCCGCCGACGCGCTGTTCGAGGCGCTGGACGCGCCGCTGGATCTGGTCGTCGCCATCACCGAGGGCATCCCCCAGCAGGACATGTCGAAGGTCTACCGCAAACTGCGGGAGACCGACACCCATCTCGTCGGCCCGAACTGCCCCGGCCTCATCACGCCCGGCGAGGCCAAACTCGGCATCCTGCCCGGCAACATCTTCGCCGACGGCAACGTCGGCCTGGTCTCCCGGTCGGGGACGCTGACCTACCAGGTCGTCGACAACCTCACGAACCGCGGCCTCGGGCAGACCACTGCCGTCGGCATCGGCGGCGACCCCATCATCGGGACCGACTTCGTCGACGCCCTCGAGATGTTCGAGGCCGATCCCGAGACCCACGCCGTCGTCATGTGCGGCGAGATCGGCGGCGAGGACGAGGAGGAGGCCGCCGACTACATCGGCCAGTACATGGACACGCCGGTCGCCGGCTTCATCGCCGGCCGAACCGCCCCGCCGGGCAAGCGGATGGGCCACGCCGGCGCCATCGTCTCCGGTAGCGGGACCGGCACCGCCGAATCGAAGATCGACGCCCTCAACGACGCCGGCGTCCCCGTCGGCGACACCCCCGAGGAGGTCGTCGACCACATCGAGGACCTGCTCTAA